Proteins encoded together in one Carya illinoinensis cultivar Pawnee chromosome 3, C.illinoinensisPawnee_v1, whole genome shotgun sequence window:
- the LOC122303844 gene encoding uclacyanin 1, whose product MAMLRTLMSLAISGMLIKLAMAASYTVGGQNGGWDTTTNLQTWASSHSFLVGDNLIFQYAPNHDVVEVSKADYDSCQANNPIQSYTGGTTTIPLSSPGNRSFICGTSGHCSQGMKVEIHTLAASAPTTASPPASPPASSVTLVPTPAPESSTSSPAPVPAPESTSPQLLTPSPSNSPLGSPASSSIIPSTESTRTSSSGSSTEPPPPSAAHKDSFLVIMTMGLSLFVMMMLQAY is encoded by the exons ATGGCAATGCTAAGAACATTGATGAGCTTGGCTATTTCAGGTATGCTCATCAAATTAGCCATGGCAGCAAGTTATACAGTCGGAGGCCAAAACGGTGGGTGGGATACAACCACCAACCTGCAAACATGGGCATCATCCCATTCATTTTTAGTTGGAGATAACCTAA TTTTTCAGTATGCACCAAACCATGATGTGGTTGAGGTTTCGAAGGCTGACTATGACTCCTGCCAGGCAAACAACCCAATCCAGTCCTATACTGGTGGCACCACAACGATCCCACTTTCTTCTCCAGGCAATAGATCTTTCATCTGTGGAACAAGTGGACATTGCAGCCAAGGAATGAAGGTGGAAATACACACTCTTGCAGCATCAGCTCCAACAACTGCATCTCCTCCAGCAAGCCCACCGGCTTCCTCGGTGACTCTGGTTCCTACTCCAGCTCCAGAAAGTTCTACTTCCTCACCAGCACCAGTACCAGCACCAGAATCAACTTCCCCGCAGCTGCTCACTCCATCACCATCTAACTCACCTTTGGGTAGTCCTGCATCATCCTCTATTATTCCTTCAACTGAATCCACTCGAACCTCTTCAAGTGGATCTTCAACGGAGCCACCTCCTCCATCAGCAGCTCACAAAGATAGTTTCCTTGTCATCATGACAATGGGGTTAAGCCTTTTTGTAATGATGATGCTTCAGGCATACTAA
- the LOC122304627 gene encoding sulfated surface glycoprotein 185-like: protein MCYVGKATKIFIFIVTVLVVIGLLLGFGLLRHALQKTHKCSGDSCHSYSSSPVAVPFPNPLSVPPTPPNPNPSPDPGTSNQPSPPNPNPSLSPPPPYSNLSPPPPYSDPSPPPPSPPLPSMAAPPSNLPTPALVTPGPVHDIGQCGLTLWAVPGSGFSLTVDLISSIWSIFFAAVITNLW from the exons ATGTGTTATGTGGGTAAAGCTACAAAGATCTTCATCTTCATTGTCACAGTGTTGGTGGTTATCGGTCTTCTCTTGGGATTTGGACTTCTCCGTCACGCCCTCCAGAAGACCCACAAATGCTCTGGCGACTCCTGCCATTCTTATTCATCTTCTCCGGTGGCGGTGCCCTTCCCCAATCCTCTTTCCGTCCCACCTACCCCACCCAATCCGAATCCAAGTCCCGATCCCGGCACCTCCAACCAGCCCAGCCCACCTAACCCTAACCCAAGCCTAAGCCCACCTCCACCGTACTCAAACCTAAGCCCACCCCCACCATACTCTGACCCATCTCCTCCTCCGCCTTCACCGCCGCTTCCTTCAATGGCGGCGCCGCCATCAAATCTCCCGACTCCTGCGCTGGTGACACCCGGCCCTGTGCATG ATATAGGACAATGTGGGTTGACGTTGTGGGCTGTTCCTGGTTCTGGTTTTTCGTTAACTGTGGATTTGATTTCCTCGATTTGGAGCATATTTTTTGCTGCTGTTATTACGAATCTTTGGTAA
- the LOC122303843 gene encoding transcription factor ILR3-like isoform X1, whose translation MELHSSESSNWLFDYEIMGDISVTDGSFQVPAAGSFSWGPQPFNCSSNCSMELECSFGDSDNLTDIVPRKRLRPETNGATGSRACREKLRRDCLNERFLELGSIVAPGRPAKTDKTAILIDAIRMMTQLRSEAQKLKESNEDLQLQIKELKSEKNELRDEKQKLKADKEKLEQQVSAMSGQPGFLPHPSSMVAAFAAEGQASRNKLIPFIGYPSISMWQFLPPALVDTSQDHVLRPPVA comes from the exons ATGGAGCTTCATTCCTCAGAGAGCTCTAATTGGCTCTTTGACTATGAAATTATGGGAGACATTTCCGTTACAGACGGCTCGTTTCAGGTACCGGCCGCCGGTAGTTTCAGCTGGGGACCACAACCCTTCAACTGTTCCTCCAATTGCAG TATGGAATTGGAATGCTCTTTCGGAGATTCAGATAACCTTACGGATATTGTTCCTCGAAAACG GTTGAGGCCTGAAACAAATGGTGCAACTGGCTCAAGAGCATGCAGGGAGAAATTGCGTAGAGATTGTCTAAATGAGAG GTTCCTTGAATTGGGTTCTATTGTGGCGCCTGGAAGGCCAGCCAAAACAGACAAGACTGCAATTTTGATTGATGCTATTCGAATGATGACACAGTTACGAAGTGAAGCCCAGAAGCTGAAGGAATCAAATGAGGATTTGCAATTGCAGATTAAAGAATTGAAG TCTGAGAAGAATGAGCTTCGCGATGAGAAGCAAAAGCTCAAGGCAGACAAAGAGAAGTTGGAGCAGCAAGTCAGCGCAATGAGTGGGCAACCAGGCTTCCTGCCTCATCCCTCTTCAATGGTGGCTGCATTTGCTGCTGAAGGACAAGCTTCTAGAAACAAGCTAATACCTTTCATTGGTTACCCCAGTATTTCCATGTGGCAATTCCTGCCACCTGCTTTAGTTGACACATCACAGGATCATGTATTGCGCCCTCCAGTTGCTTAA
- the LOC122303843 gene encoding transcription factor ILR3-like isoform X2, whose protein sequence is MELHSSESSNWLFDYEIMGDISVTDGSFQVPAAGSFSWGPQPFNCSSNCRLRPETNGATGSRACREKLRRDCLNERFLELGSIVAPGRPAKTDKTAILIDAIRMMTQLRSEAQKLKESNEDLQLQIKELKSEKNELRDEKQKLKADKEKLEQQVSAMSGQPGFLPHPSSMVAAFAAEGQASRNKLIPFIGYPSISMWQFLPPALVDTSQDHVLRPPVA, encoded by the exons ATGGAGCTTCATTCCTCAGAGAGCTCTAATTGGCTCTTTGACTATGAAATTATGGGAGACATTTCCGTTACAGACGGCTCGTTTCAGGTACCGGCCGCCGGTAGTTTCAGCTGGGGACCACAACCCTTCAACTGTTCCTCCAATTGCAG GTTGAGGCCTGAAACAAATGGTGCAACTGGCTCAAGAGCATGCAGGGAGAAATTGCGTAGAGATTGTCTAAATGAGAG GTTCCTTGAATTGGGTTCTATTGTGGCGCCTGGAAGGCCAGCCAAAACAGACAAGACTGCAATTTTGATTGATGCTATTCGAATGATGACACAGTTACGAAGTGAAGCCCAGAAGCTGAAGGAATCAAATGAGGATTTGCAATTGCAGATTAAAGAATTGAAG TCTGAGAAGAATGAGCTTCGCGATGAGAAGCAAAAGCTCAAGGCAGACAAAGAGAAGTTGGAGCAGCAAGTCAGCGCAATGAGTGGGCAACCAGGCTTCCTGCCTCATCCCTCTTCAATGGTGGCTGCATTTGCTGCTGAAGGACAAGCTTCTAGAAACAAGCTAATACCTTTCATTGGTTACCCCAGTATTTCCATGTGGCAATTCCTGCCACCTGCTTTAGTTGACACATCACAGGATCATGTATTGCGCCCTCCAGTTGCTTAA